Genomic window (Nitrospinaceae bacterium):
ATCTCGATGGCCCGAGCGCGAGGGCCCAAGTTTTGCCTGCCTGAATTTTTCGAATATTTCTCTTGAATTTTTTTTAATGGATGCGTTAGAGAGCCAACTGGCCCTCGGTGGGCTCTGCTCAGCAGAACCACGATTCGGTGAGCCGGGGGGGCTTTAGGCGGTCCGGGGGAAGGGCCGGGGCGGGCCGATCTCTATCGGGGCGCTCTAGTGTCTGGACGGCGGCGGCGCGGATTCGCCCGAAGGTGAGGGCGGCGTCTTCTTCTTGGGTGGCGGCGTCCTCGGCGATGGCGAGCACTTCCCCGTGGAGGTGGTCCATCCTCGGATCGGGGTGGCGCCAGCGGTGGATGAAGTTCTCGGGGTCGTATTCGCCAAGGTGGGGCTGCATGGCGCCAGAGTTGAGCATGTCGGCCCCGGGGGGCACCAGCAGGCGTATGGCGAGCTGGATTGGGTCAACGTGGTCGATAAGTTCGTTATCTTCAATAAAATCAATCAGATCCAGGTAGTCCTCGGCGCTCGTCCATGGGGTGAACGAGAGCAGCGAGGGGCGGATCGAGATATTCGCCTTGTTGCAGTGATTCAGTGCCTCCAGCGTGTCCGCCCGCGTGTGGCCCTTGTCGAGATTGGCAAGCACGGTATCGCTCAGCGACTCAACGGCAGAGACAATGAAGATGCAGCCGAGGCGGGCAAACTCAGGGAGAAGGTCTTTGTTGTTAACAAGGTGCTCGACCTTGGCTGTGAAGTCGAATGTGAGCTCAGGGTGTTTGTCATGGAGCGCCCGGGCGATTCGCAACGCGTGCGCGGGCCCGTTTAAAAAATCCGGATCGGCAAAGGTTATATGTTTTGCGCCCTTTTCGAGGAGCGCTTGAATGTCCTCAAGAACAATTTCACGTGGTACAGCAAAAAATCGTCCTTTGTATACGGGCGGTATGGGGCAGTGAAGGCATAAGTGCTTGCAGCCACGGCTGGCCTCGACTGTACCCACCGGCAGGTGTTCACCATCTTTGTACAGATGGGCATAGGACTCTAGCGGGGGAAGTCCATTCCTGTGGGGTAGAAGTGGCGTTATTTTTTCTAGGTAGGGTTCCTCTTGTCGCTCACGGGTGCTGACGCCTTGTACCATGGAGGGATCTTTGCCGTTGGCGAGGGTGTCGATTAATTTTGCGAGTGGTGACTCTATTTCACCTCCGATGATAGAGTCCGCCACGTTTTCGAGAAGGTAGGTTTCGTTCAGGCTGGCGTAAAGGCCGTAAAAGCAGATGTGGCATGACTGATTGATTTCGCGCACCCGTCGAGCCGCTTCTATTCCTAGCCGGAGCGCTGTATGCATCGGAACGCTGATTCCTACAAAAAGAGCTTCCGATATTTTGTCTGGGTCAAGTGTTTCGATTGCCAAATCAAGAACGGCTGGCGAATAGCTGGCGTGGCGCAAATAGGCAATTGGTGAGGCTAATGCCATAGGCTGATGGCCTAATTCGTAGCATGAGATAAGGACAATGGCGCTGGATGTTTTCCAATAACTGAAAGATTTCAAAATTGGTTACCATTCCATGAAATTTCGCCATAATGAAAAACCCCCGGCGCCTGGCACCGGGGCCTTGGTTTCGTTCTGGACTATTCTTTAGGCGGTGAAGGAGCTTCCGCAACCACAGGTTCCTGTCGCATTCGGATTTTCAATCTTAAATCCAGAACCCTGAAGGGTGTCCACGTAATCGACTGAAGCACCGTTCAGCATGGGATAGCTGTTGGCGTCAACATAAATATTAAAACCGTCAGCTTCGATTGTATGATCGTTTGGGTCTGTGCTGTCGTCGAAGTAGAGGCCGTAGCTGTATCCGGAGCAACCTCCTGCAGTCACGGTTAACCTTAGGCCAATGCCTGGTTTATCTTCTGCATCCACGAGTTCTCTTACTTTGTCTTCGGCGGCTGTGGTTATTGAAATCCCTTCGCGAGTCTCGGGTTTTGTGGCATCGAAGAGGTTGATTGCGGTATCAGACATTGAATGGTTCTCCTTTGTTGGATTTTGTGTTGTTTGTCAAGGATTTGACTACGTCGTTTTCGCCTTCAGCCGAAATTTGAGTTAACCCGCTATGGATGTGCTCATCTTTTAACTCTTTTTCCGTAATGACGGGCAAGTCGGCGAAGGTCGCTTCCCTGAAGAAATCTGTTAGTCGCTTTTGGGCTAAGGCAAAAACTTCGTTCATCGAACAAAATTCTTCTATCTCACAACAGGACTCTGTATCTTGGCACATGACTAATGTAATTGGACCGTCGATCGCTTGGATAACCTCAAGGAAATTAATCTCCGAGGCGGGGCGCGAGAGGCGGTAGCCGCCTTTTGGGCCCTGAACGGAATTCAGAATCTTTGCTTTGATGAGCATGGGCATCAGTTTTGCGAGGAAGGCCTGGGGAATCTGCTGTGCATGCGCGATCTCGCCTATGGTACAGAGTCTGCCGTCTGTTTGTCGCGAGAGGTAGACTACCGCGCGCAATGCATAGTCTCCCGCCCGGCTGATCTGCATGGGGTGGCCCTCCCAGGACAATGTGCGCTCGGATGAAATCTCTTTGAGTGCCACATGCCGCACATAAGCCACGGGCACACAAACATGACTTATTCCGTCCTATATAAATGGATCGCGACCGAATGTCAATGGATTAAAGTCAAATTTATCTTAAAATACGTTCTAGGCTTTTGTATTTTAGAGGTATTCCTGAATTTGGGATGATGTGTCTTGGACTTAGCGGAAGCATTGTGGGTGCGATTTTTGCCTTATTGGTCATAATTTTAAGGTTTCTTCATGTGGCGAAAGTGAAATTATGATTGTATGTTATTGTATTTATTTAATTTGATAGTATATGACAGTATATGATTAAAAAAGTTGACAGACGGACACTCAGATATTATATTCCCCCTTAGCTTAGATGTGGTCGGTGGGCCGCGCCGTCTTTACAGGGGTGAGGAAATGTTAATACACCCCTTATGTGGAATCAAAAATGATGAATTTCGACCGCTTCACACATAAGACACAAGAGGCGCTCCAGTTTGCCCAGGAATTCGCCGGCTCGTTGGGGCACCAAAGCCTCGTGCCCGTCCATGTGCTCATTGCGCTCCTAGACCAGCCGGGCGGCGTCCTCTCCCCCTTGGTGGGCAAGGCCGGAGTAGATCCCGGCGCGCTGCATCAGGCCCTCTCTGGCGCCCTTGAAAAACTCCCGAAGGTCTCTGGTGGCGAGAATGAAATCTACGTCTCACCAGAGCTCAAACGCATCATCGAGAACGCCCAGGCCCAGGCCAAGGCGCTTGCCGATGAGTATGTCAGCGCCGAGCACTTCATCCTCGCGGCCCTTGAGCCGGCGCAGACCGACATTGCCCCGATTCTTGAAAAAACGGGTCTCGAGAAAGAAAAACTGCTCGATGCCCTCAAGGACATTCGGGGCTCTGAGCGTATCACCGATCCCGACCCCGAGAGCCGCTACCAATCCCTTGAGCGCTTTGCCATCGATCTCACAGAGCGGGCTCGTGCCGGAAAACTTGACCCCGTTATTGGTCGCGACGCCGAAATTCGCCGGGTCATGCAGGTCATCTCCCGTCGCACCAAAAACAACCCCGTCCTCATCGGCGAGCCCGGTGTCGGCAAAACCGCCATCGCCGAGGGTCTGGCGCTTCGCATCGTGAATGGAGATGTGCCCGAGGGCTTGAAAGACAAACGCCTCGTCTCGCTCGACATCGGCTCCCTCATCGCAGGCTCAAAATATCGGGGCGAGTTCGAAGATCGCCTCAAGGCGGTGCTCAAGGAAGTTACTGACTCCGGGGGAGAGATCATACTTTTCATCGACGAGCTGCATACTGTCGTAGGTGCCGGTGCCGCAGAGGGCGCCGTCGATGCCTCGAACCTGCTCAAGCCCGCCCTCGCGCGGGGCGAGCTGCATTGTGTCGGCGCAACCACCCTCGATGAATACCACAAGCACATCGAAAAAGATGCCGCTTTGGAGCGCCGCTTCCAGCCCATCCTGGTCGGCGAGCCGAGTGTCGAGGACACCGTTTCGATACTTCGGGGCCTTAAAGAGCGCTACGAGGTCCATCACGGTGTCCGCATTCTTGACAGTGCCATTATGTCGGCGGCCACGCTTTCGCATCGCTACATCAGCGACCGCCAGTTGCCCGACAAGGCCATTGATCTTATCGACGAGTCGGCGAGCGCCCTTCGGATGGAGATTGACAGCCTGCCCGAGGAGATTGATCGCCAGGAGCGCGCCCTTCTTCGCGCCCAGATTGAAGAGCGCGCGCTTGAAAAAGAAGAAGACGATCAGAGCGTCGAGCGCCTGGAAAACATTCGAAAGCAAATTGCCGATCTGAAGAACGAGACCGGCGGCCTGCGCTCCCGCTGGGCGGACGAGAAAAAAATTATCGGCCGCATCCGTGAATTCAAGGGCCGATTCGAGGCGCTCAAGGCCGAGGCCGAGCGCGCCGAGCGCGAGGGCGACCTGGGCCGGGCGGCCGAGATTCGCTACGGCGAAATTATTTCCGTCGAAAAGGAAATCGAGGAAGCCAACGGCCTTCTTGCGCTGCAGGGTGAGAACCGAATGCTCAAAGAAGAAGTGGGCGAGGATGACATTGCCCTCGTGGTGAGCAGGTGGACCGGCATACCCGTGACGCGCCTTCTTGAGGGCGAGCGGGAAAAACTTCTCCACATGGAAGAGCGGCTTCACGATAGGGTCATTGGTCAATCTCGCGCCGTCGAGGCTGTCTCGGAGGCCGTTCGTCGAGCAAGGGCGGGAATTACAGAGCCCGATAGGCCCATTGGCTCATTCATCTTCCTGGGCCCCACCGGCGTGGGCAAAACCGAGCTTGCCCGGGCGCTGGCGGAATTTCTCTTTGATGATGAGGCGGCCATGATTCGCGTCGATATGAGCGAGTACATGGAAAAACATTCGGTGGCGCGGATGATCGGCGCACCTCCGGGATACATTGGCTACGACGAAGGAGGGCACCTGACCGAGCAGGTCAGGCGGCATCCCTACTCGGTGCTCCTGTTCGATGAAATCGAAAAGGCCCACCCCGAGGTGTTCAATCTTTTGCTCCAGGTTCTTGACGACGGTCGCCTTACCGACGGCCAGGGGCGAACAGTTGATTTCAGAAATACGGTGGTCATCATGACGAGCAACGTTGGCACCGAGGAGCTCTCCGAGTCGCGGATGGGTTTTCTCCCCGCAGATGAGCCCGAGACGAAAGATTCGAAATCCGCCCTCTCGGCGCTTCGCCATGTGTTCCGGCCTGAATTCCTGAACCGCATCGACGAGGTGATACCCTTTGAGTCCTTGGACAAGGGAAACATTCGGAAGATCGTTGATATTCAGCTTTTGCGGCTTAAAGATCGCATTGCCGGGCAGCGAATCTCGCTTGAGCTGACCGAGGCGGCCAAAAACTTTCTCGCCGAGCGCGGCTGGGAGCCCGTTTATGGTGCGCGGCCCCTCAAGCGGGCGATACAAACGCATGTCCTCAATCCGGTCAGCAAGAAACTTCTGGGCGGCGAATGCCACCCGGGCGACACCGTCGCGGCCGATTACAGGGCTGGCGATGAAGAATTAATTTTTTCTGTAGTTGAGGAGGCCGAAACGGTGAGTTCTTAACATAGGGCCAAGAAAAATGCTCTTTACTAGGATTGTTCGTTTTCTTGGAAATGAAATTCAACTTTTAAGTTTCGAATAAAAACATTAGAAATTAACTGAACCACACCAATAGGAGCGAGACTGAAAATGGCTGGAAAAGTGATAGGAATCGATTTAGGAACGACGAACTCTGTCGTGGCAATCATGGAAGGCGGGCAGCCGACTGTAATTCCCAACCAGGAGGGCAACCGAACGACCCCGAGCGTCGTGGCCTTCACAAGCGATAAAGATCGTCTCGTCGGCCTTGTGGCCAAGCGCCAGGCAGTGACGAATCCGACGAACACGATTTTCTCGAACAAGCGCTTCATGGGCCGTCGCTATGACGAGGTGCCCGAGGAAGTGAAGATGGTGCCGTACGAGGTCATAAAATCATCCACCGGCGATGTGCGGATTAAAAGCGAGGGCGAGGAGCATTCGCCGCCCGCTATTTCGGCGATGGTGCTTCAAAAACTCAAACAGGCGGCCGAGGATTATCTTGGAAGCAAGGTCGAGGATGCGGTTGTCACCGTGCCCGCTTATTTCAATGACAGCCAGCGGCAGGCAACAAAAGATGCCGGACAGGTTGCTGGCCTCAATGTCCTGCGAATCATCAACGAGCCGACGGCGGCAGCCCTGGCCTATGGGCTAGATAAGAAAAAAGATCAGCTCATCGCCGTCTACGACTTTGGTGGCGGAACGTTTGACGTTTCTGTTCTTGAGGTTGGTGACAACGTGGTTGAGGTGAAATCGACGAACGGCGACACGCATCTGGGCGGCGACAACATCGATCAACTTGTCATGGAGTGGATGCTTGAGGAATTCAAGAAAGATCAGGGGCTCGATCTCTCAAATGACCCGATGGCGCTCCAGCGGCTCCGCGAGGAGGCCGAAAAAGCCAAAATCGAACTATCGAGCTCAAGCGAGACAGATATTAATCTGCCGTTCATCACGGCGGACGCCTCCGGGCCCAAGCATCTGAACATCAAACTCTCTCGCTCGAAGCTTGAGCAGTTGGCTGGTGAACTGGTGGAGAGGACGCTCGGCCCCTGCCGCCGGGCGATTGATGATGCTGGTGTTGAGCCCAGCGCAATTGACGAAGTGGTGTTGGTTGGCGGCTCGACCCGTATGCCGCTCGTTCAGGAAACGGTCAATAAGTTCTTTGGTAAAGAGCCTCACAAGGGTGTGAACCCGGACGAGGTTGTCGCCATCGGTGCGGCAGTCCAGGGCGGTATTCTTGCGGGAGACGTGAAGGACGTCCTTCTGCTTGACGTTACCCCCCTTTCGCTGGGCATCGAAACACTTGGCGGCGTTGCGACGAAGCTCATCGAGCGCAATACGACGATTCCGGTTCGCAAGAGCGAGACCTTCTCAACGGCTGCCGACAACCAGCCCTCAGTTGAGGTGCATGTGCTCCAGGGCGAGCGCGAGATGGCACGCGACAACAGAACCCTCGGCAAATTCCATCTCACCGATATTCCGCCCGCCCAGCGCGGCACACCGCAAATCGAAGTAACCTTCGACATCGACGCCAATGGCATCGTAAGCGTGTCGGCCAAGGACCAGGGCACCGGCAAGGAGCAGTCGATCACAATTACCAGCTCTAGCGGTCTTGGTGATGATGAGATCCGGGGCATGGTGAGCGATGCCGAGGAGCACGCCGATGAGGATAAGAAGAATCGCGAGATCATCGAGGCGCGCAACCAGGCCGACTCCATGGCCTACAGCACCGAGAAGATGCTCAAGGAGAATGAGGATAAAATTTCAGAAGAGGACAAAACCTCGATTGAGGAGGCCATCGCTGGTGTGAAGGCCGTTCTTGAGAACGTTGAGGCAACGAAAGAGGAAATCGAGGAGGCCAGCGCCAAACTGGAGGCCGCCTCGCATAAACTGGCCGAAGTGATGTATCAACAGGCAGCCGAGCAGGCTGGCGAGGAAGGGGCGCCCACAGAGAACGGAGACGGCGCAGCAGGGGGCGATGCCTCCGAGCAGGGAGATGTCGTGGACGCAGAGTTCGAGGAAGTGGACAAGGATAAGAGCTGAGCAGCTTGCCCCCGGGAGTGAAGGCGTATGGCTAAGCAGGATTATTACGAGGTTTTCGGCGTCCAGCAGAACGCCTCTGACGATGAGATAAAGCGCGTTTTTAAAAAGCTTGCCCGAAAATATCACCCGGACGTGAATCCGGGTGATAATAAGGCCGAGGAGCGCTTCAAGGAGATTAGCGAGGCCTACGCAGTCCTTTCGGACCCGGAGAAGCGCCGTAAATATGACGCCATGGGCCATAACGCGTTTGCGGGCGGAAGCCCGTGGGGTGCAAGGGGCGCGCCGCAGAATGTCGAGGATATTCTCCGGGAGTTTGGTGTCGGGGATGTCTTCGGCGGCATGTTCGGCGGCGCTGGTCGTGGTGGCGGCGGTGGATTCTGGGGCTCGCCCCGACCGCAGGGGCCCCAAAAAGGAAACGATGTTAACTACACGATGGAGATTGGGTTCGACGATTCGTTGCGCGGGATGAACTCGACCATCACGGTGCCCAAGGTGGAGGTTCTAAACGGCGCCATGCACCGGGGAACCGAGCGCATTCAGGTGAAGGTGCCGCCCGGCGTCTCGAATGGCTCGAAAATCAGGCTTGCCAAAAAAGGCGAGCCCTCGCCCAACGGTGGGCCCGGCGGTGATTTGTTCATCATCACGCGGGTGCGGCCCCATGAATTTTTAGAGCGAAAGGGCGACAATCTGCATCTCGATTTGCCCGTCTCTATTTCCGAGGCGCTTTTGGGCACGCGAATTGAAATTCATACCTACGAGGGAACAACGAAGATGACGATCCCGCCCTGCACCCAGAGCGGGCAGACGTTCCGCCTCAGCGGCAAGGGCGCCCCTCATCTTAAGGGCAGTGGCAAGGGCGATCTCTATGTGACGGCCCGTGTGCAGATTCCCAAACATCTTGACGAGGAGAGCAAGGAATTGATTCGCGAGTTCGAGCGGAAGAATCCCTCAAGCCCCCGCGCCGAGATGACGGGCGTGAGTCTTTAGGAGGCGATGGTGGCGAGCCGGGCACAGAGGAAAGATGGAAGGTACACGATAAGCGCCGTGGCCGAGATGTTCGAGGTCCATCCCCAGACGCTCCGCATGTATGAGCGCGAGGGGCTTTTGGAGCCGGGCAGAAGCGAGGGGAAAACCCGTCTGTACTCAGAAGGTGATCTCGAGCAGCTCGAAATAATACTCACCCTCACGCGGGAGATGGGGGTGAACCTCGCCGGCGTCGCGGTGATCCTCGACCTTCGCTCAAAGCTGGTGCAGGCGGTCGAGCGGTTGAGTGAGTTGGAGGACGTTTTCAGCTCCGATGCCATGGAGGATCTTCGCGAGCAGTTGCGCGGGGTTGGTCCCGAGCGGGGAGCGATGATTCCGCTGCGCGCAGCCAAGTTGATTCGCGTTAAGCGGCAAACGAGCTAGTTGTTTCGCTCGGAAATTTGACGCCTGTCGTACTATCAGGTTGCCGCACACCTGGAATGATATCTGGTCGCCGCCGGGTTGTTTTGTAGTGGAGAGTATCGTGAGTACGAATTCGATCAAGAGTTTTGCTCTTCTCGGGTTGCTGACGGCGCTGATCCTATGGGTCGGAAATTTGGTCGGCGGGCGTGGCGGGCTCATCATAGCGCTCCTCATCGCGGTGGCGATGAATGGCTACAGCTACTGGTACTCGGACAAGATGGTGCTCTGGTCCACCGGGGCGCAAGAGGTCTTGCCCGGGCATGCGCCCGAACTATACGGCATGGTGGGCGATCTCGCCCGGCGGGCTCAGCTTCCCATGCCCCGGGTCTATGTGGTGCCTGAGCGGGCGCCCAATGCATTTGCCACCGGGCGCAATCCCGAGAATGCGGCGGTCGCCTTCACCGAGGGTATCCTTGAAACGCTTGATCGAGAGGAGCTAGAGGGCGTTGCCGCACACGAGCTGGCCCACATACTCAATCGCGACATTCTCATCAGCACCATCGCTGCGACACTGGCGGGCGCTGTCATGTATATAGCCCAGATAGCTCAATTCGCGGCCTTCTTTGGCGGCGGTCGGCGCAATGATGAAGAAGGGGGAGGCGGTCTGCTGGGCATTTTCCTCGCAGCGATTGTCGCACCCGTGGCCGCCATGCTCCTTCAGATGGCTGTGAGTCGTTCGCGAGAATACATAGCCGATGCCACTGGCGCACAAATTTCGGGCAACCCGGTCGGGCTGGCTAACGCCCTTGGGCGGCTCGATGAGGCAGCACACCACGAGCATCTTCACTGCGCCACCGAAGCAACGGCGCACATGTATATAGCCAATCCCTTCTCGGCGGGCGGGCTCTCTAGCCTGTTTAGTACCCATCCCCCGATGGCGGAGCGGATTCAAAGATTGTTGGATATGCGGTAGAAACTTTTCTAGGAGAGAATGCTTCATGGACCGTGTCGAAATCAGTTCCTCGCCGAACGAGGAAGAATTATCCAAAAACGCTGTCGCTGGTAATGAGGAGGGCGAACAAGAAGGCCCCAAGGTAGTTGATCGGCGGCGAGTTCATGACGTTGCCGACAAAAGCAATTCATCAGAGGACGATGGTGAGGTGGTTGTCGAGGAGCCTGTCCGCAAACCCACCTTTGTCGAGGAGCTTGAGCAAAAAGTCGTAATTGCCGAGGAAAAACTTAAAGAGCATATCGAACGAATCGACAAAGAGTCGGCCGAGTTCCGGGCTCGCCAAGAGCGAGAGCTTGAGCGACGTACCCTTCAATCTCGGAAGGATGCCGTTTCTGCATTTCTTGGCATCGCCGATGATTTGAGTCGTGCGACGACTGCAGCCGCTGGCTCTCGCAATGACCCCACCAAGAGCAAGGAGGTGCTTGAGTCCCTTGTGCAGGGTGTTCAGATGATACAGGGTCGTTTTTTTCAAGAACTCGCCTCGCTAGGCGTTAAACCGTTCGTCGCCAAGGGAGAAAAATTCGATCCCGAGCGGCACGAGGCGGTGCGCACAGTTGAGGTGGACGACAAGAAATTCGATGGCTTTGTCGTCGAGGAGCTGGCGCGGGGTTATGTTCTTGGTGATGAAGTGATTCGCCCGAGCACTGTCGCTGTTGGGAAATACCCCTCTTCATCGTAAAACGCCGGGGGCAAGTCGTCTCCGGTTTTAGATGCTCTTTTGTGTGGCGCAGGGTTTTTAATAATCAACTCCAGGGAACCTGAATGAACGTAAACGGCAAGCGCGATTACTATGAAGTTCTGGGTATCTCCCGCGAAGCGGGCGATGCCGATATCAAAAAATCCTATCGCAATCTGGCGATGAAGTTTCATCCTGATAGGAATCCGGATGATCCAGATGCTGAGGAGCAGTTCAAGGAAGCGTCCGAGGCCTATCAAGTTTTGAGCGATGCTGATAAGCGCTCGAAGTATGATCGTTTCGGCCACGAAGGTCTAAATGGCATGGGTGCCCAGGGATTCTCGAATTTTGATGATATTGTTTCATCATTCGGTGACATCTTCGGGGACTTTTTCAGTGGTGGTGGAGGCGAGGGGCGGCGGAGCCGAAGAGACAGCCCTCAGCGCGGTCGCGATATGGCTTATCAATTGGAGTTGACCCTCGAGGAGGCGGCTGTCGGTGTCGAGCGCGAATTGGAGTTCGAGCGCACCGCCGAGTGTGCCTATTGTGGCGGCTCGGGTGCAAAGTCCGCCGACTCGATTCGCCAGTGCGCCTCGTGCAAGGGCAGTGGACAAGTTGCGTTTCGCCAGAGCTTCATCACCTATTCGACCACTTGCACGACCTGCGGCGGCTCGGGCTCTGAGATCGCCGAGCATTGCGTCGAATGTCAGGGACAGGGAAGGCGCAACGAAAATAGAAAAGTAAAGCTCAAGATTCCGGCGGGCATCGACGAGGGTGGAAGGCTCAGGCTCAGAGATGAGGGCGAGGGCGGCTTGAAAGGAGGTCCGGCCGGTGATTTATTTGTCGTGGCGTCGCTGTTGCCCCACGAGTATTTCCACCGGGAGGGGAGTGAGGTTATCACCCAGCTACATGTGACTTTCTCCCAGGCGGCGCTAGGCGCCGAAGTGGATGTGAAGACCCTCTACGGGGAATCAAAACTCAAGGTGCCTCGGGGGGTTCAACCGGGCGATTTGCTTCGTCTTCGCGGCGAGGGATTTCCTGTGCCGGGCCGAAAAGCGAAGGGCGATCATGTCGTCCAAATTCTTGTGCGCACACCCACTAAGCTCTCCTCCAAGGCGGAAAAGCTCTTCAAGGAGCTTGCCTCGCTTGAAGTAGGCGGCACCCACAAATCGGGAACCGAAAAGATGGGATTTTCCGGGTATATACAGAGTCTTGCCGAGGGGGTACGCCGCTTTTTTAAACGTTTTGGCGGAAAATTATTACCTGCCGGGTAGGCCGCATTGGGCCAGCCAGGTCTGACGGAGTGCGGTGTGGCGTCCCGGCCCGTGAAGCATTAGGATTGGCACGCACCCTGTGAGGGGTGGAGAAGAGGCATGAATTTTTGCAAAACACTTAGCAGAATTTGAGGACAAGACATGGTTGATGAAAATGAGTTAGAGCAGCAGGCCGAAGAATTTAAGGTTTCTGATAGGCGTTTTGCCGTCAGGGGCTACGAGGACGAGGAGGAAACCGAATCGGCGCCTGAAATAGCTCCCGATCCAGGGCCCGAGGAGGTGCCAGCCCCGCAGGCGCAGCCCTCACAAGCGGCGCCCGGAGACCCCGGAGTTGCTCCTGTTTCCGAGGAGAATCCCCCTTCAGCGGCTCCTGAAGGTGAGCCCGTCTCGTCCGAGGAGGGGGCTGAGGCTCCCGAGGAGGCCCCGTCGCGGGAGTTTGAAACGCTTCTCGCAATTCTTCAGACCAATGCGATTGCAGCCATGGGTATTAATCCCCAGACCGGAGAGAAATCCGGAGGGGCGGACCCAAAGAGTGCGAAGCTGTTTGTTGACCTGATTTCCATGGTTAAAGAGAAGATGACGGGAAACCTTTCGGAGGAAGAAGATAGAATTCTCACCCAGGTTCTCTCTGAGCTT
Coding sequences:
- a CDS encoding radical SAM protein, whose product is MALASPIAYLRHASYSPAVLDLAIETLDPDKISEALFVGISVPMHTALRLGIEAARRVREINQSCHICFYGLYASLNETYLLENVADSIIGGEIESPLAKLIDTLANGKDPSMVQGVSTRERQEEPYLEKITPLLPHRNGLPPLESYAHLYKDGEHLPVGTVEASRGCKHLCLHCPIPPVYKGRFFAVPREIVLEDIQALLEKGAKHITFADPDFLNGPAHALRIARALHDKHPELTFDFTAKVEHLVNNKDLLPEFARLGCIFIVSAVESLSDTVLANLDKGHTRADTLEALNHCNKANISIRPSLLSFTPWTSAEDYLDLIDFIEDNELIDHVDPIQLAIRLLVPPGADMLNSGAMQPHLGEYDPENFIHRWRHPDPRMDHLHGEVLAIAEDAATQEEDAALTFGRIRAAAVQTLERPDRDRPAPALPPDRLKPPRLTESWFC
- the erpA gene encoding iron-sulfur cluster insertion protein ErpA, giving the protein MSDTAINLFDATKPETREGISITTAAEDKVRELVDAEDKPGIGLRLTVTAGGCSGYSYGLYFDDSTDPNDHTIEADGFNIYVDANSYPMLNGASVDYVDTLQGSGFKIENPNATGTCGCGSSFTA
- a CDS encoding Rrf2 family transcriptional regulator, which gives rise to MQISRAGDYALRAVVYLSRQTDGRLCTIGEIAHAQQIPQAFLAKLMPMLIKAKILNSVQGPKGGYRLSRPASEINFLEVIQAIDGPITLVMCQDTESCCEIEEFCSMNEVFALAQKRLTDFFREATFADLPVITEKELKDEHIHSGLTQISAEGENDVVKSLTNNTKSNKGEPFNV
- the clpB gene encoding ATP-dependent chaperone ClpB; this encodes MNFDRFTHKTQEALQFAQEFAGSLGHQSLVPVHVLIALLDQPGGVLSPLVGKAGVDPGALHQALSGALEKLPKVSGGENEIYVSPELKRIIENAQAQAKALADEYVSAEHFILAALEPAQTDIAPILEKTGLEKEKLLDALKDIRGSERITDPDPESRYQSLERFAIDLTERARAGKLDPVIGRDAEIRRVMQVISRRTKNNPVLIGEPGVGKTAIAEGLALRIVNGDVPEGLKDKRLVSLDIGSLIAGSKYRGEFEDRLKAVLKEVTDSGGEIILFIDELHTVVGAGAAEGAVDASNLLKPALARGELHCVGATTLDEYHKHIEKDAALERRFQPILVGEPSVEDTVSILRGLKERYEVHHGVRILDSAIMSAATLSHRYISDRQLPDKAIDLIDESASALRMEIDSLPEEIDRQERALLRAQIEERALEKEEDDQSVERLENIRKQIADLKNETGGLRSRWADEKKIIGRIREFKGRFEALKAEAERAEREGDLGRAAEIRYGEIISVEKEIEEANGLLALQGENRMLKEEVGEDDIALVVSRWTGIPVTRLLEGEREKLLHMEERLHDRVIGQSRAVEAVSEAVRRARAGITEPDRPIGSFIFLGPTGVGKTELARALAEFLFDDEAAMIRVDMSEYMEKHSVARMIGAPPGYIGYDEGGHLTEQVRRHPYSVLLFDEIEKAHPEVFNLLLQVLDDGRLTDGQGRTVDFRNTVVIMTSNVGTEELSESRMGFLPADEPETKDSKSALSALRHVFRPEFLNRIDEVIPFESLDKGNIRKIVDIQLLRLKDRIAGQRISLELTEAAKNFLAERGWEPVYGARPLKRAIQTHVLNPVSKKLLGGECHPGDTVAADYRAGDEELIFSVVEEAETVSS
- the dnaK gene encoding molecular chaperone DnaK, which gives rise to MAGKVIGIDLGTTNSVVAIMEGGQPTVIPNQEGNRTTPSVVAFTSDKDRLVGLVAKRQAVTNPTNTIFSNKRFMGRRYDEVPEEVKMVPYEVIKSSTGDVRIKSEGEEHSPPAISAMVLQKLKQAAEDYLGSKVEDAVVTVPAYFNDSQRQATKDAGQVAGLNVLRIINEPTAAALAYGLDKKKDQLIAVYDFGGGTFDVSVLEVGDNVVEVKSTNGDTHLGGDNIDQLVMEWMLEEFKKDQGLDLSNDPMALQRLREEAEKAKIELSSSSETDINLPFITADASGPKHLNIKLSRSKLEQLAGELVERTLGPCRRAIDDAGVEPSAIDEVVLVGGSTRMPLVQETVNKFFGKEPHKGVNPDEVVAIGAAVQGGILAGDVKDVLLLDVTPLSLGIETLGGVATKLIERNTTIPVRKSETFSTAADNQPSVEVHVLQGEREMARDNRTLGKFHLTDIPPAQRGTPQIEVTFDIDANGIVSVSAKDQGTGKEQSITITSSSGLGDDEIRGMVSDAEEHADEDKKNREIIEARNQADSMAYSTEKMLKENEDKISEEDKTSIEEAIAGVKAVLENVEATKEEIEEASAKLEAASHKLAEVMYQQAAEQAGEEGAPTENGDGAAGGDASEQGDVVDAEFEEVDKDKS
- a CDS encoding DnaJ domain-containing protein translates to MAKQDYYEVFGVQQNASDDEIKRVFKKLARKYHPDVNPGDNKAEERFKEISEAYAVLSDPEKRRKYDAMGHNAFAGGSPWGARGAPQNVEDILREFGVGDVFGGMFGGAGRGGGGGFWGSPRPQGPQKGNDVNYTMEIGFDDSLRGMNSTITVPKVEVLNGAMHRGTERIQVKVPPGVSNGSKIRLAKKGEPSPNGGPGGDLFIITRVRPHEFLERKGDNLHLDLPVSISEALLGTRIEIHTYEGTTKMTIPPCTQSGQTFRLSGKGAPHLKGSGKGDLYVTARVQIPKHLDEESKELIREFERKNPSSPRAEMTGVSL
- a CDS encoding MerR family transcriptional regulator — encoded protein: MVASRAQRKDGRYTISAVAEMFEVHPQTLRMYEREGLLEPGRSEGKTRLYSEGDLEQLEIILTLTREMGVNLAGVAVILDLRSKLVQAVERLSELEDVFSSDAMEDLREQLRGVGPERGAMIPLRAAKLIRVKRQTS